The following are from one region of the Enterobacter sp. RHBSTW-00175 genome:
- a CDS encoding RepB family plasmid replication initiator protein: protein MTSENNSLLLNLQEVDKTTGEVVKLDVNSTSTVQPVALMRLGLFVPTLKSTGKSKANRKNVTDATEELVQLSIAKSEGYTDVKITGSRLDMDTDFKVWLGIIRSMSEYGVKSDTLELSFVEFVKMCGFDSRRSNKKMRDRISNSLFKLASVTLKFQSETKGWTTHLVQSAYYDINEDIVEIKAEPKLFELYHMDRRVLLRLKAIDALQRKESAQALYTYIESLPQNPAPISMKRMRDRLNLTSNVYTQNHTVRKAMEQLRDIGYLDYTEFKRGRATYFSVHYRNPKLISGPVKVPRKEEEEKAPEQNYDEVIKALKAAGIDPLKLAEALSAMKPEN, encoded by the coding sequence ATGACGAGCGAAAATAACAGCTTACTTCTGAACCTTCAGGAGGTTGATAAGACAACCGGTGAAGTTGTTAAGCTGGATGTCAACAGCACCAGTACCGTGCAGCCAGTAGCGCTCATGAGACTCGGTCTCTTCGTCCCAACTCTGAAATCAACAGGGAAGAGCAAGGCGAACCGGAAAAACGTTACAGACGCGACTGAGGAGCTTGTACAGCTGTCCATTGCCAAAAGCGAAGGATACACTGACGTTAAGATCACCGGTTCGCGTCTTGATATGGACACGGATTTTAAAGTCTGGCTGGGGATAATTCGCTCCATGTCGGAGTATGGGGTAAAAAGTGACACCCTGGAACTGTCGTTCGTCGAATTCGTTAAGATGTGCGGATTTGACTCCCGTCGTTCAAACAAAAAAATGCGCGATCGCATCAGTAATTCCCTGTTTAAACTCGCCTCGGTTACGCTGAAGTTCCAGAGCGAGACCAAAGGATGGACCACACATCTGGTGCAGTCAGCCTATTATGACATCAACGAGGATATCGTTGAGATCAAGGCTGAACCTAAGCTGTTTGAGCTTTACCACATGGACAGAAGGGTACTGCTGCGGCTGAAAGCCATTGACGCCCTGCAGCGCAAGGAATCAGCCCAGGCGCTTTATACCTACATCGAAAGTCTTCCCCAGAATCCTGCACCTATTTCCATGAAACGGATGCGTGACCGGCTGAATCTCACCTCAAATGTCTATACGCAGAACCACACGGTACGTAAGGCGATGGAGCAGCTGCGGGATATTGGTTATCTGGATTACACTGAGTTTAAACGTGGCCGAGCCACCTATTTCAGCGTGCATTATCGCAACCCCAAACTCATCAGTGGTCCTGTGAAGGTTCCGCGCAAAGAGGAAGAAGAGAAGGCGCCAGAGCAAAATTATGACGAAGTCATTAAGGCGCTGAAGGCTGCTGGCATCGATCCCCTTAAACTGGCCGAAGCTCTCTCAGCGATGAAGCCAGAAAATTGA
- a CDS encoding tyrosine-type recombinase/integrase, whose protein sequence is MNSIIPLQNSPERVSLLPIAPGVDFATAVALRRMATSTGATPAYLLAPEVSALLWYMPDQRHHMLFATMWNTGIRIGEARTLTPESFDLDGLRPFVRVLSEKVRARRGRPPKDEVRLVPLTDASFVRQMESWMVTTRPRRREPLWPVTDETMRNWLKQAVKRAEADGVHFSIPVTPHTFRHSYIMHMLYHRQPRKVIQALAGHKDPRSMEVYTRVFALDMAATLAVPFTGDGRDAAEILRSLPPAG, encoded by the coding sequence ATGAACAGCATCATTCCCTTGCAGAATTCACCAGAACGCGTCTCCCTGCTGCCGATCGCCCCGGGCGTTGATTTTGCGACCGCGGTGGCACTCCGGCGGATGGCCACCTCAACAGGTGCCACGCCGGCTTACCTCCTGGCGCCGGAAGTGAGCGCCCTCCTCTGGTATATGCCTGACCAGCGTCACCACATGTTGTTCGCCACCATGTGGAATACCGGGATCCGTATCGGTGAAGCCCGGACGCTCACCCCGGAATCGTTCGACCTGGATGGTCTGCGCCCTTTTGTTCGGGTGCTGTCGGAAAAAGTGCGGGCACGTCGTGGCCGGCCGCCAAAAGATGAAGTGCGTCTGGTACCGCTGACGGATGCCAGTTTTGTGCGTCAGATGGAAAGCTGGATGGTCACCACCCGCCCCCGCCGGCGTGAGCCGTTATGGCCGGTCACGGATGAGACAATGCGCAACTGGCTGAAACAGGCGGTGAAGCGGGCTGAAGCTGACGGCGTGCATTTTTCGATCCCCGTGACGCCGCATACTTTCCGTCACAGCTATATTATGCACATGCTTTATCACCGGCAGCCCAGGAAGGTCATCCAGGCACTGGCCGGGCATAAGGATCCGCGCTCGATGGAAGTCTATACCCGGGTATTTGCGCTGGACATGGCTGCCACCCTGGCCGTTCCCTTTACCGGTGATGGGCGAGATGCCGCGGAGATCCTTCGCTCCCTGCCCCCGGCCGGCTGA
- a CDS encoding IS5-like element IS903B family transposase, translating to MKDQITYLPDNADRSVAKQKFKITNWPTYNKALINRGSITFWLDDEAIQAWYESATPSSRGRPQRYSDLAITTVLVIKRVFRLTLRAAQGFIDSIFSLMNVPLRCPDYSCVSRRAKSVNVSFKTPTRGETAHLVIDSTGLKVFGEGEWKVKKHGQERRRIWRKLHLAVDSKTHEIICADLSLNNVTDSEAFPGLIRQTHRKIRSAAADGAYDTRLCHDELRRKKISALIPPRKGAGYWPGEYADRNRAVANQRMTGSNARWKWTTDYNRRSIAETAMYRVKQLFGGSLTLRDYDGQVAEAMALVRALNKMTKAGMPESVRIA from the coding sequence TTGAAGGATCAGATCACGTATCTTCCCGACAACGCAGACCGTTCCGTGGCAAAGCAAAAGTTCAAAATCACCAACTGGCCCACCTACAATAAAGCCCTCATCAACCGTGGCTCCATAACTTTCTGGCTGGATGATGAAGCTATTCAGGCCTGGTATGAGTCAGCAACACCTTCTTCACGAGGCAGACCTCAGCGCTATTCTGACCTTGCCATCACTACTGTGCTGGTCATTAAACGCGTATTCAGGCTGACCCTGCGCGCTGCGCAGGGCTTTATTGATTCCATTTTTTCTCTGATGAACGTTCCGCTACGCTGCCCGGATTACAGCTGTGTCAGCAGGCGGGCAAAGTCGGTTAATGTCAGTTTCAAAACGCCCACCCGGGGTGAAACCGCACACCTGGTAATTGATTCCACCGGGCTGAAGGTCTTCGGTGAAGGCGAGTGGAAAGTCAAAAAGCATGGCCAGGAACGCCGCCGTATCTGGCGTAAGCTGCATCTCGCCGTTGACAGTAAAACACATGAAATCATCTGCGCTGACCTGTCGCTGAACAATGTGACGGACTCAGAGGCCTTCCCCGGGTTAATCCGGCAAACCCACCGGAAAATCAGGTCAGCCGCCGCCGATGGCGCTTACGATACCCGGCTATGTCACGATGAACTGCGGCGTAAGAAAATCAGCGCGCTTATCCCTCCCCGAAAAGGTGCGGGTTACTGGCCCGGTGAATATGCAGACCGTAACCGTGCAGTGGCTAATCAGCGAATGACCGGGAGTAATGCGCGGTGGAAATGGACAACAGATTACAACCGTCGCTCGATAGCGGAAACGGCGATGTACCGGGTAAAACAGCTGTTCGGGGGTTCACTGACGCTGCGTGACTACGATGGTCAGGTTGCGGAGGCTATGGCCCTGGTACGAGCGCTGAACAAAATGACGAAAGCAGGTATGCCTGAAAGCGTGCGTATTGCCTGA
- a CDS encoding HHA domain-containing protein produces MTKQEWILRLRRCTSKETLERVIEKNKYSLSDDELEHFNAAVDHRLAEMTMGKLYDRVPPGVWKFVK; encoded by the coding sequence ATGACGAAACAGGAATGGATTTTACGACTACGGCGCTGTACATCGAAGGAAACCCTGGAAAGGGTAATAGAAAAAAATAAATATTCTCTGTCAGATGATGAGCTTGAGCATTTCAATGCCGCGGTTGATCACCGGCTGGCGGAGATGACGATGGGAAAGTTGTATGACCGGGTACCGCCAGGTGTCTGGAAATTTGTGAAATAG
- a CDS encoding DUF1778 domain-containing protein, whose protein sequence is MKSDVQLNLRAKESQRALIDAAAEILHKSRTDFILEMACKAAENVILDRRVFNFNDEQYAEFIDMLDAPVEDEPAINKLLARKPQWDV, encoded by the coding sequence ATGAAATCAGATGTTCAACTCAACCTAAGAGCTAAAGAGTCTCAGAGAGCACTCATCGATGCTGCTGCAGAGATCCTTCATAAATCGCGAACCGACTTTATCCTGGAGATGGCCTGCAAGGCTGCGGAGAATGTGATCCTTGATCGCCGTGTTTTCAATTTTAACGACGAACAGTATGCAGAGTTCATCGATATGCTCGATGCACCAGTCGAGGATGAGCCCGCCATTAATAAACTACTGGCAAGGAAACCTCAGTGGGACGTATAA
- a CDS encoding GNAT family N-acetyltransferase produces the protein MGRITTPEPLSSSHQLAEFVSGETVLDEWLKQRGLKNQALGAARTFVVCKTGTKQVAGFYSLATGSVNHTEATGSLRRNMPDPIPVIILARLAVDVSLHGKGVGADLLHDAVLRCYRVAENIGVRAIMVHALTEEAKGFYAHHGFKASQTHERTLFLKLP, from the coding sequence GTGGGACGTATAACCACGCCCGAGCCGTTATCCAGCTCTCATCAGCTGGCTGAGTTCGTCAGTGGAGAGACAGTCCTCGATGAATGGCTAAAACAGAGAGGTTTAAAAAATCAAGCTCTTGGCGCTGCCCGAACGTTCGTTGTTTGCAAGACGGGTACGAAGCAAGTAGCTGGTTTTTACTCTTTGGCCACCGGTAGCGTTAACCATACGGAAGCGACAGGTAGTCTTCGGCGTAACATGCCAGATCCTATACCGGTGATTATACTCGCTCGCCTGGCGGTAGATGTCTCATTGCACGGAAAAGGGGTTGGCGCCGATTTACTCCACGATGCAGTGCTACGGTGTTATCGCGTAGCTGAGAACATTGGGGTTCGTGCGATAATGGTTCATGCGCTTACTGAAGAAGCCAAAGGTTTCTATGCTCACCATGGATTTAAGGCATCACAAACTCATGAGAGGACTCTGTTTCTAAAGCTTCCATGA
- a CDS encoding ISNCY-like element ISKpn21 family transposase has translation MSAESSGVFTLKEINRIKIIQDVIERRITTRRAAEHLGISDRQCRRLLARYREGGPLGMASRRCGMRGNRQLPPGLADQALELIKTRYADFGPTLAREKLEELHGLFLGKETVRRIMVRAGLWVPRKQRAARIPQPRYRRPCTGELIQIDGCDHDWFEGRGPACTALVYVDDATSKLMELLFVKSESTFSYFEATRRYIDKHGKPLALYSDKAGVFRVNNKHATGGDGHTQFGRAMHELNIQTICAETSPAKGRVERAHLTLQDRLVKELRLQGICSMEAANDFAEAYMADYNRRFGKVPRHDFDVHRAVEHDEDLGLIFTVREKRKVSKSLTIQYDKMLYLIEDSELSRRAIGKYIDVYHYPDGRKELRLNGTLLPYSTYDRLSEIDQGAIVDNKRLGRTLEFISLVQSKRDNTRSQSIPAGDGPSRRRPKQEGKKSQRSLDNDDMLEALKQLQSRSEDIFGKRAR, from the coding sequence ATGAGCGCAGAAAGCTCAGGAGTGTTTACTTTGAAAGAGATCAACCGGATCAAGATTATACAGGACGTCATTGAACGTCGCATCACAACGCGCCGTGCGGCCGAGCACCTCGGTATCAGCGACAGGCAATGCCGCAGACTTCTTGCCCGTTACCGTGAAGGCGGACCGCTTGGTATGGCCAGCAGACGATGTGGCATGCGTGGTAACCGCCAGTTGCCACCCGGGCTCGCAGATCAGGCTCTGGAACTGATCAAGACGCGTTATGCTGATTTCGGTCCGACTCTGGCGCGTGAAAAGCTCGAAGAACTCCACGGACTGTTTCTTGGCAAAGAAACTGTCCGGCGCATCATGGTGCGGGCTGGCTTATGGGTTCCCCGTAAACAACGTGCCGCAAGGATCCCTCAACCACGGTACCGGCGTCCGTGTACTGGTGAGCTGATACAAATAGATGGCTGTGATCACGACTGGTTTGAAGGCCGTGGCCCGGCCTGCACCGCGCTGGTCTATGTTGATGATGCAACCAGCAAACTGATGGAACTGTTGTTTGTTAAATCGGAGTCCACGTTTTCTTACTTCGAAGCCACGCGGCGCTATATCGATAAGCATGGTAAACCGCTGGCACTGTACAGCGATAAAGCCGGTGTTTTTCGTGTTAACAATAAACACGCCACAGGCGGAGACGGGCATACTCAGTTTGGGCGAGCCATGCATGAACTGAACATCCAGACTATCTGTGCAGAAACCAGTCCCGCCAAAGGGCGTGTAGAACGAGCTCACCTCACTTTACAGGATCGTCTGGTCAAAGAGCTGCGGTTACAGGGCATTTGTTCAATGGAGGCTGCAAATGACTTCGCTGAGGCCTATATGGCTGACTATAACCGCCGTTTTGGCAAAGTACCGCGACATGATTTTGACGTACACCGTGCTGTAGAACATGATGAGGACCTGGGGCTTATTTTCACTGTTCGTGAAAAACGTAAAGTCTCAAAATCGTTGACGATACAATATGATAAAATGTTGTACCTGATTGAAGACAGCGAACTGAGTCGCCGTGCAATAGGTAAATATATCGATGTGTATCACTATCCTGATGGCAGAAAAGAGCTGCGCCTGAACGGTACGCTACTTCCCTACTCTACCTACGACCGACTGTCAGAAATCGACCAGGGCGCGATTGTCGATAACAAGCGTCTTGGCCGAACCCTGGAGTTTATCAGTCTGGTGCAGAGCAAGCGGGATAACACGCGCTCTCAGTCAATTCCCGCTGGAGATGGCCCTTCCCGACGACGGCCAAAGCAGGAAGGGAAGAAATCCCAGCGCTCACTGGATAATGATGACATGCTCGAAGCACTCAAACAGCTTCAGTCACGTTCAGAGGACATTTTTGGTAAAAGAGCCCGCTGA
- a CDS encoding DUF6904 family protein: MLRYELTPNNAGFILWGDSEALNELHELIHYIVDESPLIKVKDGFMLSLAYDIRKAREGNRRVEQHQYDQHDTYKLYGVELLWPLVLVQSSILRNSMGYIQTDKNQLSVMYAFEYLIESALTESERTTSNDIMLTVKYASDSDFNFIEDNIDSRCCYFISLSPEQRKKQLISIVRSFHSLWGKYAREKQDIKMLNEMNNTSWVWPDNINW; encoded by the coding sequence ATGCTTCGATACGAGTTAACGCCGAACAATGCAGGTTTTATACTGTGGGGAGATTCAGAAGCCCTGAATGAATTACATGAACTCATTCATTACATCGTGGATGAAAGCCCACTGATTAAAGTTAAAGACGGATTTATGTTATCCCTTGCCTATGATATTCGTAAAGCACGGGAAGGTAATCGTCGTGTTGAGCAACATCAGTATGATCAACATGATACATATAAGCTTTATGGTGTTGAGCTTTTATGGCCTCTGGTCCTGGTACAGTCCTCAATACTCAGAAACTCAATGGGTTATATTCAGACAGACAAAAACCAGCTGTCTGTCATGTATGCCTTTGAATACCTGATAGAATCAGCATTAACAGAGTCTGAGAGAACAACGTCGAATGATATTATGCTAACAGTAAAATATGCATCAGACTCTGATTTTAATTTCATTGAGGATAATATTGACAGCAGGTGCTGCTATTTTATCAGCCTATCTCCGGAGCAAAGAAAAAAGCAGTTAATCAGTATTGTTCGTTCTTTTCATTCATTATGGGGTAAGTATGCCCGTGAAAAGCAGGACATAAAGATGCTGAACGAAATGAATAATACATCATGGGTCTGGCCGGACAATATCAACTGGTGA
- a CDS encoding ISNCY family transposase, producing the protein MTAYGTEFFSMNDVNRLRILQDVIDRRLTTRLAATRLEISDRHCRRLLERYREHGPLSRVNRRRGQPSNRQLMPGLAERALRIIRERYADFGPTLACEKLAEIHDLYLAKETVRKLMTRDGLWIPRKLRPPRVHQPRPRRACTGELIQIDGSEHRWFEDRGPACTLLVYVDDATSRLMQLLFVSSESTFTYFEATRGYLERYGKPLAFYSDKASVFRINNKQATGGDGQTQFGRAMNELNITGICANTSSAKGRVERAHLTLQDRLVKELRLRGISTPEAANAFADEFMEDYNRRFAKPPRHDFDVHRQLDNGENLQATFTWREQRKVSKNLTLQYDKKLYLLEDNEENRRFQGKYIEVWQYPDGDIELRASGTSLPFTTYDRLGELDQGAIIDNKRLGRALEMIKLVQDKRDNTRSQALPSLDGQTSRRKKQPGKKSQRSLDHNDMLEALQQLQTRSKDIFGKG; encoded by the coding sequence ATGACGGCATACGGAACGGAGTTTTTCTCGATGAACGATGTAAACCGACTCAGGATCCTGCAGGACGTTATCGACCGGCGTCTTACCACGCGTCTTGCAGCAACCCGACTTGAGATCTCTGACAGGCACTGCCGCCGGCTACTCGAGCGCTATCGTGAACACGGACCGCTATCGCGGGTTAACCGCCGACGTGGTCAGCCTAGTAACCGACAGTTGATGCCTGGCCTCGCTGAGCGTGCGCTGCGCATCATTCGCGAACGTTACGCCGACTTTGGCCCGACATTGGCCTGCGAGAAGCTTGCTGAGATTCATGACCTTTATCTTGCTAAAGAGACTGTACGTAAGCTTATGACCCGGGATGGTTTATGGATCCCTCGTAAGTTACGGCCACCTCGTGTGCATCAGCCACGCCCACGTCGGGCCTGCACCGGCGAACTCATCCAGATTGATGGCAGTGAACATCGCTGGTTCGAGGACCGTGGTCCGGCCTGCACGCTGCTCGTTTACGTTGATGATGCAACAAGTCGGTTGATGCAGCTTCTGTTCGTCAGTTCGGAGTCCACGTTCACCTATTTTGAAGCCACCCGGGGATATCTGGAGCGCTACGGTAAGCCTCTGGCATTCTACAGCGACAAAGCCAGCGTCTTCAGGATCAACAACAAGCAGGCCACCGGCGGAGATGGCCAGACTCAGTTTGGTCGTGCCATGAACGAGCTGAATATCACTGGTATCTGTGCCAACACCAGTTCAGCCAAGGGGCGTGTTGAACGGGCTCATCTGACATTACAGGACCGCCTGGTCAAGGAACTGCGGCTCCGCGGTATCAGCACACCTGAGGCTGCAAACGCCTTTGCTGATGAGTTCATGGAAGATTACAACCGTCGGTTTGCAAAGCCGCCACGTCACGATTTTGACGTACATCGCCAGCTGGATAATGGCGAAAACCTGCAGGCGACATTCACCTGGCGCGAGCAGCGTAAGGTCTCGAAAAACCTGACATTACAGTATGATAAAAAGCTTTATCTGCTTGAAGATAATGAAGAAAACCGGCGTTTTCAGGGGAAGTACATCGAGGTATGGCAATACCCGGATGGTGACATTGAGCTCCGGGCCAGCGGCACTTCCCTGCCCTTTACCACTTACGACCGACTGGGAGAACTGGACCAGGGCGCCATCATCGACAACAAGCGTCTGGGACGTGCCCTGGAAATGATAAAGCTGGTTCAGGACAAACGGGACAACACCCGCTCACAGGCCCTGCCATCACTGGACGGCCAGACCTCACGCAGAAAGAAACAACCCGGCAAGAAATCACAACGAAGTCTGGACCATAACGACATGCTGGAAGCCCTGCAGCAACTTCAGACCCGGAGTAAAGACATCTTCGGCAAAGGCTGA
- a CDS encoding LuxR C-terminal-related transcriptional regulator: MNIYVITNNNFMLVGLKCMFSDNSLSVNRVVFSRVSDIAFSNSDVVIVESELNTGDAERLKYLHISPVNLIFLLKPASGMSGTGREAVCIDTELSGNEYLMMRQAFKKMGINLKRDKLSFTKRETHVINMILNGYSIDEISRSLLISKKTVQSFVGIVLHKLNTTKISGIYRKKNLIIDSFARRSLHR, encoded by the coding sequence ATGAATATCTATGTTATTACCAATAATAATTTCATGCTTGTAGGTCTGAAATGTATGTTCAGCGACAACAGCCTCTCCGTCAACAGGGTTGTGTTTTCACGGGTCAGCGATATTGCCTTCAGCAACAGCGATGTGGTGATTGTGGAGTCAGAGCTGAACACCGGCGATGCCGAACGTCTCAAGTACCTACACATTTCACCGGTCAATCTTATCTTTTTATTAAAACCGGCGTCAGGAATGAGCGGGACAGGGCGTGAAGCGGTATGCATTGACACTGAATTAAGCGGTAATGAATATCTCATGATGAGGCAGGCGTTTAAAAAAATGGGGATCAATCTGAAGAGGGACAAGTTGTCATTTACCAAAAGAGAAACACATGTTATCAATATGATTTTAAATGGTTATTCGATAGATGAAATTTCCCGTAGCCTGCTGATCTCCAAAAAAACGGTTCAGTCTTTTGTCGGTATTGTTTTGCATAAACTGAATACCACCAAAATAAGTGGAATATACCGCAAAAAAAATCTCATCATCGACAGTTTTGCCAGGAGGAGCCTGCATCGTTAG
- the pgm gene encoding phosphoglucomutase (alpha-D-glucose-1,6-bisphosphate-dependent), whose translation MTDSKRAGEPAQQSDLINVAQLTAQYYVLRPEAGNAEHAVKFGTSGHRGSAGRHNFNEQHILAIAQAIAEDRARNGITGPCYVGKDTHALSEPAFISVLEVLAANGVDVIVQEHNGFTPTPAISNAILVHNKKGGPLADGIVITPSHNPPEDGGIKYNPPNGGPADTNVTKVVENRANELLASGLQGVRRISLDAALASGHVKKQDLVQPFIEGLADIVDMAAIQKAGLKLGIDPLGGSGIEYWKRIAGHYKLDLTIVNDHVDQTFRFMHLDKDGAIRMDCSSECAMAGLLALRDKFDLAFANDPDYDRHGIVTPAGLMNPNHYLAVAINYLFQHRPQWGQDVAVGKTLVSSAMIDRVVNDLGRRLVEVPVGFKWFVDGLFDGSFGFGGEESAGASFLRFDGTPWSTDKDGIIMCLLAAEITAVTGKNPQEHYDELAARFGAPSYNRLQASATSAQKAVLSKLSPEMVRASQLAGDPITARLTAAPGNGASIGGLKVMTDNGWFAARPSGTEDAYKIYCESFLGEAHRKQIEKEAVEIVNSVLAAHQ comes from the coding sequence ATGACGGACAGTAAACGCGCAGGGGAGCCTGCACAACAGAGTGATTTGATTAACGTCGCTCAGCTGACCGCGCAGTACTACGTACTGAGGCCGGAAGCGGGCAACGCGGAGCATGCGGTGAAGTTTGGTACCTCTGGCCATCGTGGCAGTGCAGGGCGCCATAACTTCAATGAGCAGCATATTCTGGCGATCGCGCAGGCGATTGCGGAAGACCGCGCCAGGAACGGGATTACCGGTCCCTGCTACGTGGGTAAAGATACCCACGCGCTCTCCGAACCGGCCTTTATTTCCGTACTGGAAGTGCTGGCGGCCAACGGCGTTGATGTTATCGTGCAGGAACACAACGGTTTCACCCCGACGCCGGCCATTTCCAATGCCATCCTGGTGCACAACAAAAAAGGTGGTCCGCTGGCAGACGGCATCGTGATCACGCCGTCTCATAACCCGCCGGAAGATGGCGGTATTAAGTACAACCCGCCGAACGGCGGCCCGGCGGATACCAACGTCACCAAAGTGGTAGAGAATCGCGCTAACGAACTGCTGGCCTCGGGTCTGCAGGGCGTCAGGCGCATCTCCCTCGATGCGGCACTGGCATCCGGTCATGTTAAAAAGCAGGATCTGGTACAGCCGTTTATCGAAGGGCTGGCGGATATCGTCGACATGGCGGCAATTCAGAAAGCCGGCCTCAAGCTCGGGATCGATCCGCTGGGCGGGTCCGGTATCGAATACTGGAAACGTATTGCCGGGCACTACAAGCTCGACCTGACTATCGTCAACGATCACGTCGATCAAACCTTCCGCTTTATGCATCTGGATAAAGACGGCGCCATTCGCATGGACTGCTCATCTGAGTGCGCAATGGCGGGCCTGCTGGCGCTGCGCGATAAGTTTGACCTGGCTTTTGCTAACGATCCAGATTATGACCGTCACGGCATCGTCACGCCGGCAGGGCTGATGAACCCGAACCACTATCTGGCGGTGGCGATTAACTACCTGTTCCAGCATCGCCCGCAGTGGGGCCAGGATGTGGCGGTGGGCAAGACGCTGGTCTCTTCCGCGATGATCGACCGTGTGGTGAACGACCTCGGCCGCAGGCTGGTTGAAGTGCCGGTGGGCTTTAAATGGTTTGTTGACGGCCTGTTCGACGGCAGCTTCGGCTTCGGCGGAGAAGAGAGCGCGGGCGCCTCGTTCCTGCGTTTTGACGGAACGCCGTGGTCGACCGACAAAGACGGGATCATCATGTGCCTGCTGGCGGCGGAAATCACCGCCGTCACCGGTAAAAACCCGCAGGAGCACTACGACGAACTGGCCGCCCGCTTCGGCGCGCCGAGCTATAACCGGCTGCAGGCTTCGGCCACTTCCGCACAGAAAGCGGTGCTGTCGAAGCTGTCGCCGGAAATGGTCAGGGCCAGTCAGCTGGCGGGTGACCCGATCACTGCGCGTCTGACCGCCGCGCCGGGCAACGGCGCATCGATTGGTGGCCTGAAAGTGATGACCGACAACGGCTGGTTCGCCGCCCGACCGTCAGGTACGGAAGACGCTTACAAGATCTACTGCGAGAGCTTCCTCGGGGAAGCACATCGCAAGCAGATCGAGAAAGAAGCGGTGGAAATCGTGAATAGCGTGCTAGCGGCGCACCAGTAG